The following proteins come from a genomic window of Misgurnus anguillicaudatus chromosome 10, ASM2758022v2, whole genome shotgun sequence:
- the dtnbp1a gene encoding dysbindin-A isoform X4: MFENFREKLQTVQQDFTSGIKTLSDKSKEAKVKKKQRRDEHLPQYSAGVELLSRYEDTWVTLHKGAKECAKTGETVDGEIVMLCAHWERRQAAVLELQEQLQQIPAFLSDLETITSRVAHLEADFEEMEARLTYLEDLCGQCDHQRYKHFQILQLENYKMKKRKELEAFKAELDAEHTQKVLELEHAQQVKLKERQKYFEEAFQQDMEQYLSTGYLQITDRRGSMSSMEVNVDLLEQMDLTDVSDHEALDVFLGSVGEESSAQSPDAAGGPALETGSSPSEITLKVPSQTALRQTVSSISSCTDSASGITEGPDDEEDVSEESCPGDSPLVQSDEEEVHADTALVSLPEAEEPLKSSDDSDTQAP, translated from the exons ATGTTTGAGAATTTTAGAGAGAAGTTGCAAACGGTGCAGCAGGATTTCACATCAGG AATTAAAACCCTGAGTGACAAATCCAAGGAGGCTAAAGTAAAGAAAAAACAAAG AAGAGATGAACACCTTCCCCAGTATTCTGCTGGAGTGGAGCTACTCAGTCG GTATGAAGACACCTGGGTCACTCTTCATAAAGGAGCTAAAGAATGCGCTAAAACCGGGGAG ACTGTGGATGGGGAGATAGTGATGCTGTGTGCGCACTGGGAGAGGAGACAAGCAGCTGTGCTGGAGCTGCAGGAACAACTACAGCAGATTCCTGCTTTCCTGTCCGACCTGGAGACTATCACCTCACGTGTTG CTCACCTGGAGGCTGACTTTGAGGAGATGGAGGCTCGTCTGACCTACCTGGAGGATTTGTGTGGTCAGTGTGACCATCAGCGCTACAAGCACTTCCAGATCCTACAGCTGGAAAACTATAAGATGAAGAAAAGGAAAGAAC TTGAGGCTTTCAAAG CGGAGCTCGATGCAGAACATACCCAGAAAGTGTTGGAATTGGAGCATGCGCAGCAGGTCAAGCTAAAGGAGCGGCAGAAGTACTTTGAAGAGGCATTTCAGCAGGACATGGAGCAGTACCTGTCTACAGGATACCTACAGATCACCGACCGGAGAG GCAGTATGTCCTCGATGGAGGTGAATGTTGACCTGCTGGAACAAATGGATCTTACGGACGTGTCTGACCACGAAGCCCTGGATGTTTTTCTCGGCTCAGTCGGAGAAGAGAGCAGCGCTCAGTCTCCTGATGCAG CAGGTGGCCCAGCTTTGGAAACTGGCTCATCCCCATCAGAGATCACCCTGAAGGTGCCCTCTCAGACAGCGCTACGACAGACAGTCTCCTCCATCTCCTCATGCACCGACAGTGCCAGTGGGATCACTGAGGGTCCGGATGATGAAGAGGATGTCAGCGAGGAGAGCTGCCCTGGAGATTCCCCACTGGTCCAGTCAGACGAGGAGGAGGTCCATGCCGACACGGCCCTCGTGAGCCTCCCAGAAGCAGAAGAGCCGCTCAAGAGCTCAGACGACAGCGACACACAGGCCCCCTAG
- the dtnbp1a gene encoding dysbindin-A isoform X1, producing MFENFREKLQTVQQDFTSGIKTLSDKSKEAKVKKKQRRDEHLPQYSAGVELLSRYEDTWVTLHKGAKECAKTGETVDGEIVMLCAHWERRQAAVLELQEQLQQIPAFLSDLETITSRVAHLEADFEEMEARLTYLEDLCGQCDHQRYKHFQILQLENYKMKKRKELEAFKAELDAEHTQKVLELEHAQQVKLKERQKYFEEAFQQDMEQYLSTGYLQITDRRDPLGSMSSMEVNVDLLEQMDLTDVSDHEALDVFLGSVGEESSAQSPDAAGGPALETGSSPSEITLKVPSQTALRQTVSSISSCTDSASGITEGPDDEEDVSEESCPGDSPLVQSDEEEVHADTALVSLPEAEEPLKSSDDSDTQAP from the exons ATGTTTGAGAATTTTAGAGAGAAGTTGCAAACGGTGCAGCAGGATTTCACATCAGG AATTAAAACCCTGAGTGACAAATCCAAGGAGGCTAAAGTAAAGAAAAAACAAAG AAGAGATGAACACCTTCCCCAGTATTCTGCTGGAGTGGAGCTACTCAGTCG GTATGAAGACACCTGGGTCACTCTTCATAAAGGAGCTAAAGAATGCGCTAAAACCGGGGAG ACTGTGGATGGGGAGATAGTGATGCTGTGTGCGCACTGGGAGAGGAGACAAGCAGCTGTGCTGGAGCTGCAGGAACAACTACAGCAGATTCCTGCTTTCCTGTCCGACCTGGAGACTATCACCTCACGTGTTG CTCACCTGGAGGCTGACTTTGAGGAGATGGAGGCTCGTCTGACCTACCTGGAGGATTTGTGTGGTCAGTGTGACCATCAGCGCTACAAGCACTTCCAGATCCTACAGCTGGAAAACTATAAGATGAAGAAAAGGAAAGAAC TTGAGGCTTTCAAAG CGGAGCTCGATGCAGAACATACCCAGAAAGTGTTGGAATTGGAGCATGCGCAGCAGGTCAAGCTAAAGGAGCGGCAGAAGTACTTTGAAGAGGCATTTCAGCAGGACATGGAGCAGTACCTGTCTACAGGATACCTACAGATCACCGACCGGAGAG ATCCATTAGGCAGTATGTCCTCGATGGAGGTGAATGTTGACCTGCTGGAACAAATGGATCTTACGGACGTGTCTGACCACGAAGCCCTGGATGTTTTTCTCGGCTCAGTCGGAGAAGAGAGCAGCGCTCAGTCTCCTGATGCAG CAGGTGGCCCAGCTTTGGAAACTGGCTCATCCCCATCAGAGATCACCCTGAAGGTGCCCTCTCAGACAGCGCTACGACAGACAGTCTCCTCCATCTCCTCATGCACCGACAGTGCCAGTGGGATCACTGAGGGTCCGGATGATGAAGAGGATGTCAGCGAGGAGAGCTGCCCTGGAGATTCCCCACTGGTCCAGTCAGACGAGGAGGAGGTCCATGCCGACACGGCCCTCGTGAGCCTCCCAGAAGCAGAAGAGCCGCTCAAGAGCTCAGACGACAGCGACACACAGGCCCCCTAG
- the dtnbp1a gene encoding dysbindin-A isoform X5, with amino-acid sequence MFENFREKLQTVQQDFTSGIKTLSDKSKEAKVKKKQRDEHLPQYSAGVELLSRYEDTWVTLHKGAKECAKTGETVDGEIVMLCAHWERRQAAVLELQEQLQQIPAFLSDLETITSRVAHLEADFEEMEARLTYLEDLCGQCDHQRYKHFQILQLENYKMKKRKELEAFKAELDAEHTQKVLELEHAQQVKLKERQKYFEEAFQQDMEQYLSTGYLQITDRRDPLGSMSSMEVNVDLLEQMDLTDVSDHEALDVFLGSVGEESSAQSPDAGGPALETGSSPSEITLKVPSQTALRQTVSSISSCTDSASGITEGPDDEEDVSEESCPGDSPLVQSDEEEVHADTALVSLPEAEEPLKSSDDSDTQAP; translated from the exons ATGTTTGAGAATTTTAGAGAGAAGTTGCAAACGGTGCAGCAGGATTTCACATCAGG AATTAAAACCCTGAGTGACAAATCCAAGGAGGCTAAAGTAAAGAAAAAACAAAG AGATGAACACCTTCCCCAGTATTCTGCTGGAGTGGAGCTACTCAGTCG GTATGAAGACACCTGGGTCACTCTTCATAAAGGAGCTAAAGAATGCGCTAAAACCGGGGAG ACTGTGGATGGGGAGATAGTGATGCTGTGTGCGCACTGGGAGAGGAGACAAGCAGCTGTGCTGGAGCTGCAGGAACAACTACAGCAGATTCCTGCTTTCCTGTCCGACCTGGAGACTATCACCTCACGTGTTG CTCACCTGGAGGCTGACTTTGAGGAGATGGAGGCTCGTCTGACCTACCTGGAGGATTTGTGTGGTCAGTGTGACCATCAGCGCTACAAGCACTTCCAGATCCTACAGCTGGAAAACTATAAGATGAAGAAAAGGAAAGAAC TTGAGGCTTTCAAAG CGGAGCTCGATGCAGAACATACCCAGAAAGTGTTGGAATTGGAGCATGCGCAGCAGGTCAAGCTAAAGGAGCGGCAGAAGTACTTTGAAGAGGCATTTCAGCAGGACATGGAGCAGTACCTGTCTACAGGATACCTACAGATCACCGACCGGAGAG ATCCATTAGGCAGTATGTCCTCGATGGAGGTGAATGTTGACCTGCTGGAACAAATGGATCTTACGGACGTGTCTGACCACGAAGCCCTGGATGTTTTTCTCGGCTCAGTCGGAGAAGAGAGCAGCGCTCAGTCTCCTGATGCAG GTGGCCCAGCTTTGGAAACTGGCTCATCCCCATCAGAGATCACCCTGAAGGTGCCCTCTCAGACAGCGCTACGACAGACAGTCTCCTCCATCTCCTCATGCACCGACAGTGCCAGTGGGATCACTGAGGGTCCGGATGATGAAGAGGATGTCAGCGAGGAGAGCTGCCCTGGAGATTCCCCACTGGTCCAGTCAGACGAGGAGGAGGTCCATGCCGACACGGCCCTCGTGAGCCTCCCAGAAGCAGAAGAGCCGCTCAAGAGCTCAGACGACAGCGACACACAGGCCCCCTAG
- the dtnbp1a gene encoding dysbindin-A isoform X2, with product MFENFREKLQTVQQDFTSGIKTLSDKSKEAKVKKKQRRDEHLPQYSAGVELLSRYEDTWVTLHKGAKECAKTGETVDGEIVMLCAHWERRQAAVLELQEQLQQIPAFLSDLETITSRVAHLEADFEEMEARLTYLEDLCGQCDHQRYKHFQILQLENYKMKKRKELEAFKAELDAEHTQKVLELEHAQQVKLKERQKYFEEAFQQDMEQYLSTGYLQITDRRDPLGSMSSMEVNVDLLEQMDLTDVSDHEALDVFLGSVGEESSAQSPDAGGPALETGSSPSEITLKVPSQTALRQTVSSISSCTDSASGITEGPDDEEDVSEESCPGDSPLVQSDEEEVHADTALVSLPEAEEPLKSSDDSDTQAP from the exons ATGTTTGAGAATTTTAGAGAGAAGTTGCAAACGGTGCAGCAGGATTTCACATCAGG AATTAAAACCCTGAGTGACAAATCCAAGGAGGCTAAAGTAAAGAAAAAACAAAG AAGAGATGAACACCTTCCCCAGTATTCTGCTGGAGTGGAGCTACTCAGTCG GTATGAAGACACCTGGGTCACTCTTCATAAAGGAGCTAAAGAATGCGCTAAAACCGGGGAG ACTGTGGATGGGGAGATAGTGATGCTGTGTGCGCACTGGGAGAGGAGACAAGCAGCTGTGCTGGAGCTGCAGGAACAACTACAGCAGATTCCTGCTTTCCTGTCCGACCTGGAGACTATCACCTCACGTGTTG CTCACCTGGAGGCTGACTTTGAGGAGATGGAGGCTCGTCTGACCTACCTGGAGGATTTGTGTGGTCAGTGTGACCATCAGCGCTACAAGCACTTCCAGATCCTACAGCTGGAAAACTATAAGATGAAGAAAAGGAAAGAAC TTGAGGCTTTCAAAG CGGAGCTCGATGCAGAACATACCCAGAAAGTGTTGGAATTGGAGCATGCGCAGCAGGTCAAGCTAAAGGAGCGGCAGAAGTACTTTGAAGAGGCATTTCAGCAGGACATGGAGCAGTACCTGTCTACAGGATACCTACAGATCACCGACCGGAGAG ATCCATTAGGCAGTATGTCCTCGATGGAGGTGAATGTTGACCTGCTGGAACAAATGGATCTTACGGACGTGTCTGACCACGAAGCCCTGGATGTTTTTCTCGGCTCAGTCGGAGAAGAGAGCAGCGCTCAGTCTCCTGATGCAG GTGGCCCAGCTTTGGAAACTGGCTCATCCCCATCAGAGATCACCCTGAAGGTGCCCTCTCAGACAGCGCTACGACAGACAGTCTCCTCCATCTCCTCATGCACCGACAGTGCCAGTGGGATCACTGAGGGTCCGGATGATGAAGAGGATGTCAGCGAGGAGAGCTGCCCTGGAGATTCCCCACTGGTCCAGTCAGACGAGGAGGAGGTCCATGCCGACACGGCCCTCGTGAGCCTCCCAGAAGCAGAAGAGCCGCTCAAGAGCTCAGACGACAGCGACACACAGGCCCCCTAG
- the mylipb gene encoding E3 ubiquitin-protein ligase MYLIP-B — protein MLCHITRPDSVVLEVNVDAKANGEEILNKVCQKMGIIEVDYFGLQFTGTKGEILWLNLRNRISQQVDTLSPCKLRLRVKFFVEPHLILQEQTRHLFLLHVKEELFKGSLRLDREQAIVLCALLAQAEFGDYNHNTAKYCYSQIYGQDPSHDTINNIYMRHKELEGVSQPSAEYQALQMVSSLSYYGVEWHSARDSEGKELVIGVGPEGLFVCKTDFIPVERIIYPVIQMATQSGRNVYVTITKDNGDSVVLLFKFISPNAANGLYRAITEIHAFYRCDTVMSTVKMQYSRDFKGHLASLFLNESIDLGKRYIFDIQRTSKEVYDRAQRALFNARMAVTGCGGPRDICAPCPSPQAETEERTCVGCIETLVLKEKLQRLRDALTCALCCEQEISAAFCPCGHMFCCYNCAGQLQYCPVCRSGVDHVQHVYLPTCASLLTLAEGKTTCAVSRGTSATED, from the exons ATGTTATGCCACATTACTCGTCCGGACTCTGTTGTCCTGGAAGTGAACGTGGATGCAAAAGCGAACGGAGAAGAAATTCTCAATAAG gtttgtcaGAAGATGGGAATCATAGAGGTGGATTATTTTGGACTCCAGTTCACGGGTACAAAGGGAGAAATTTTGTGGTTAAATCTTAGAAACCGGATATCTCAACAAGTAGACACCCTGTCTCCCTGCAAACTGAGGTTGCGAGTCAAGTTCTTTGTTGAGCCCCATCTAATTCTGCAAGAGCAAACAAG ACATTTGTTTCTGTTGCATGTGAAGGAGGAACTTTTTAAAGGAAGTTTGCGGTTGGACAGAGAGCAGGCAATAGTGCTCTGTGCGTTATTAGCTCAGGCAGAGTTTGGAGATTACAACCATAACACAGCCAAGTACTGCTACTCCCAGATTTATGGTCAAGACCCAAGCCATGACACCATTAACAA CATTTATATGAGGCATAAAGAATTGGAGGGTGTTAGTCAGCCTTCAGCAGAATATCAAGCCCTGCAGATGGTTTCCTCCCTCAGCTACTATGGAGTGGAGTGGCACTCCGCCCGTGACTCTGAAGGAAAGGAGCTTGTCATTGGTGTTGGGCCAGAAGGCCTGTTTGTCTGCAAAACAGATTTTATTCCTGTTGAAAG AATCATATATCCGGTCATACAAATGGCCACTCAGTCAGGAAGGAACGTATATGTCACCATAACAAAAGACAATGGGGACAGTGTGGTACTCCTATTTAAATTCATCAGTCCTAATGCTGCCAATGGATTATACCGTGCTATCACAGAGATCCACGCATTTTACAG GTGTGATACGGTAATGAGCACAGTGAAGATGCAATATAGTCGTGACTTCAAGGGTCACCTGGCTTCCCTCTTCCTCAACGAAAGCATTGATCTTGGTAAAAGGTACATCTTCGATATCCAGCGCACATCCAAGGAAGTGTACGACCGTGCCCAGCGTGCCCTGTTCAATGCAAGGATGGCTGTGACTGGATGTGGGGGTCCGAGAGACATTTGCGCTCCATGTCCCTCACCGCAGGCTGAGACAGAAGAGAGGACGTGTGTCGGCTGCATAGAAACTCTTGTACTGAAGGAGAAACTCCAAAGGCTACGAGATGCCCTGACCTGCGCTCTGTGCTGTGAACAGGAAATCAGTGCTGCATTTTGTCCTTGTGGACATATGTTCTGCTGTTACAACTGTGCCGGCCAACTCCAG tattGCCCAGTGTGCCGCTCAGGGGTGGACCATGTTCAGCACGTCTATTTACCCACCTGTGCCAGTCTACTTACCCTGGCAGAGGGAAAAACTACCTGCGCTGTATCCAGAGGGACTTCTGCCACAGAGGATTAG
- the dtnbp1a gene encoding dysbindin-A isoform X3, which yields MFENFREKLQTVQQDFTSGIKTLSDKSKEAKVKKKQRDEHLPQYSAGVELLSRYEDTWVTLHKGAKECAKTGETVDGEIVMLCAHWERRQAAVLELQEQLQQIPAFLSDLETITSRVAHLEADFEEMEARLTYLEDLCGQCDHQRYKHFQILQLENYKMKKRKELEAFKAELDAEHTQKVLELEHAQQVKLKERQKYFEEAFQQDMEQYLSTGYLQITDRRDPLGSMSSMEVNVDLLEQMDLTDVSDHEALDVFLGSVGEESSAQSPDAAGGPALETGSSPSEITLKVPSQTALRQTVSSISSCTDSASGITEGPDDEEDVSEESCPGDSPLVQSDEEEVHADTALVSLPEAEEPLKSSDDSDTQAP from the exons ATGTTTGAGAATTTTAGAGAGAAGTTGCAAACGGTGCAGCAGGATTTCACATCAGG AATTAAAACCCTGAGTGACAAATCCAAGGAGGCTAAAGTAAAGAAAAAACAAAG AGATGAACACCTTCCCCAGTATTCTGCTGGAGTGGAGCTACTCAGTCG GTATGAAGACACCTGGGTCACTCTTCATAAAGGAGCTAAAGAATGCGCTAAAACCGGGGAG ACTGTGGATGGGGAGATAGTGATGCTGTGTGCGCACTGGGAGAGGAGACAAGCAGCTGTGCTGGAGCTGCAGGAACAACTACAGCAGATTCCTGCTTTCCTGTCCGACCTGGAGACTATCACCTCACGTGTTG CTCACCTGGAGGCTGACTTTGAGGAGATGGAGGCTCGTCTGACCTACCTGGAGGATTTGTGTGGTCAGTGTGACCATCAGCGCTACAAGCACTTCCAGATCCTACAGCTGGAAAACTATAAGATGAAGAAAAGGAAAGAAC TTGAGGCTTTCAAAG CGGAGCTCGATGCAGAACATACCCAGAAAGTGTTGGAATTGGAGCATGCGCAGCAGGTCAAGCTAAAGGAGCGGCAGAAGTACTTTGAAGAGGCATTTCAGCAGGACATGGAGCAGTACCTGTCTACAGGATACCTACAGATCACCGACCGGAGAG ATCCATTAGGCAGTATGTCCTCGATGGAGGTGAATGTTGACCTGCTGGAACAAATGGATCTTACGGACGTGTCTGACCACGAAGCCCTGGATGTTTTTCTCGGCTCAGTCGGAGAAGAGAGCAGCGCTCAGTCTCCTGATGCAG CAGGTGGCCCAGCTTTGGAAACTGGCTCATCCCCATCAGAGATCACCCTGAAGGTGCCCTCTCAGACAGCGCTACGACAGACAGTCTCCTCCATCTCCTCATGCACCGACAGTGCCAGTGGGATCACTGAGGGTCCGGATGATGAAGAGGATGTCAGCGAGGAGAGCTGCCCTGGAGATTCCCCACTGGTCCAGTCAGACGAGGAGGAGGTCCATGCCGACACGGCCCTCGTGAGCCTCCCAGAAGCAGAAGAGCCGCTCAAGAGCTCAGACGACAGCGACACACAGGCCCCCTAG